One Anopheles marshallii chromosome 3, idAnoMarsDA_429_01, whole genome shotgun sequence genomic region harbors:
- the LOC128713672 gene encoding exosome RNA helicase MTR4 encodes MSNVDDLFSVFEEEKDDDNGPVPVVLTETTTTSSVNDSNNDDIAMKGELAPTGTKRDLEVVEVESDEEQVSKKTKVESILDDINLDNIESRIKVHTIQSPEACTHEVAVYPDQKYMPLAPATGKPAKEYAFVLDPFQKEAILCIENNQSVLVSAHTSAGKTVVAEYAIAKSLADKQRVIYTTPIKALSNQKYREFHEEFKDVGLVTGDVTINPSASCLIMTTEILRNMLYRGSEIMREVGWVVFDEIHYMRDKERGVVWEETLILLPDNVHYVFLSATIPNARQFAEWVCHLHKQPCHVVYTDYRPTPLQHYLFPAGGDGIHLVVDERGQFKEDNFNTAMNVLQSAGEAAKGDQKGKKGGLKASNAGETNIFKIVKMIMERNFAPVIIFSFSKKDCEVYAMQMAKLDFNSTMEKKLVDEVFNNAMDVLTEEDRQLPQVENVLPLLRRGIGIHHGGLLPILKETIEILFGEGLIKALFATETFAMGLNMPARTVLFTGPRKFDGKNFRWVTSGEYIQMSGRAGRRGLDDKGIVILMIDEAVSPTVGKEIVQGKPDPINSAFHLTYNMVLNLLRVEEINPEYMLERSFFQFQNQSSIPEIYKRVQQKQKQLQGVEIKDEQSIASYHHIRAQLDRLGQEFREYITRPVYLVPFLQPGRMIKIQSDAGEFEWGIIVNFKKENADSKQNPLKTEQKVVIDVLLHVADGFEKEGIPKPCPPGKRGSVEVVPVLHKLVSRISSLRVYYPNDLRPSDNRRSVLKTIEEVKKRFPQGPPLLNPMTDMHIQEKPFQGIVEMIDKFEKRLFAHPLHESSDLERVYAQYMNKLELENELRNEKNALREARSLLQMSELKHRKRVLRRLGYCTTADVIEFKGRVACELSCADELLITEMVFNGTFTELTPAQSCALLSCFVCDEKSSEMPAATEELSGPLRQMQDLARRIAKVSNECKVEVDEERYVESFKPFLMDVVLSWCKGASFAQLCKMTDIFEGSIIRCMRRLEELLRQMVQASKTIGNTDLENKFAEAIRLLKRDIVFAASLYL; translated from the exons ATGTCGAATGTGGACGATTTGTTTAGTGTGTTCGAAGAGGAGAAAGACGACGACAATGGACCCGTGCCGGTAGTTTTGACCGAAACAACGACGACGTCGTCCGTAAATGATTCGAATAACGATGATATCGCCATGAAAGG AGAGTTGGCACCGACGGGTACCAAGCGCGACCTGGAAGTGGTCGAAGTCGAAAGCGACGAGGAACAAGtatcgaaaaaaacaaaggtgGAATCGATACTGGACGATATAAA TCTGGACAACATTGAGAGTCGCATCAAGGTACACACGATACAGTCACCGGAAGCTTGTACGCATGAGGTGGCTGTGTATCCGGATCAAAAATATATGCCACTAGCACCGGCCACGGGCAAACCAGCGAAAGAGTACGCATTCGTGTTGGATCCATTCCAGAAGGAGGCAATTCTGTGCATCGAAAACAATCAGTCCGTTCTCGTGTCCGCACATACGTCCGCCGGAAAAACGGTGGTGGCTGAATATGCCATTGCGAAATCACTCGCAGACAAACAGCGCGTTATCTACACCACTCCGATTAAGGCACTTTCCAATCAGAAGTATCGTGAATTTCACGAAGAGTTTAAGGATGTCGGTCTGGTAACGGGCGATGTGACGATCAACCCGAGTGCCTCATGTTTAATAATGACCACAGAAATTCTAAGGAACATGCTGTACCGTGGATCGGAGATAATGCGCGAGGTTGGATGGGTTGTGTTCGATGAGATTCATTACATGCGCGACAAAGAACGTGGTGTAGTGTGGGAGGAAACGTTGATTCTGTTACCGGACAATGTGCACTACGTGTTCCTGTCAGCTACAATACCTAACGCGCGCCAGTTTGCAGAATGGGTGTGCCATCTGCACAAACAACCCTGCCATGTGGTGTATACCGATTATCGACCCACCCCACTTCAGCATTACCTGTTTCCGGCCGGTGGTGACGGGATTCACCTGGTGGTGGATGAACGTGGTCAATTTAAGGAGGACAACTTCAACACGGCCATGAACGTGCTGCAGTCGGCTGGAGAGGCTGCGAAGGGTGATCAGAAGGGTAAGAAGGGTGGTCTAAAAGCGTCCAATGCGGGTGAAACGAACATCTTCAAGATTGTGAAGATGATAATGGAGCGAAACTTTGCACCGGTCATCATATTCTCCTTCAGCAAGAAGGACTGCGAGGTGTACGCGATGCAGATGGCAAAGCTTGACTTTAACTCGACGATGGAGAAAAAGCTCGTCGATGAAGTGTTCAACAATGCGATGGATGTGCTGACGGAGGAGGATCGTCAGTTGCCACAGGTTGAGAACGTGTTACCCTTGCTGCGTCGTGGCATCGGTATACATCACGGTGGACTGCTACCCATTTTGAAGGAAACGATCGAGATTCTGTTCGGCGAGGGGTTGATCAAGGCACTGTTTGCTACGGAAACGTTTGCAATGGGATTGAACATGCCTGCGCGAACCGTTCTATTTACCGGACCGCGTaaatttgatggaaaaaaCTTCCGTTGGGTAACGTCCGGCGAGTACATTCAAATGTCGGGTCGGGCCGGTCGGCGTGGTTTGGACGACAAGGGTATCGTTATTCTGATGATCGACGAAGCCGTTTCACCGACggttggaaaggaaattgtaCAGGGCAAACCGGATCCGATCAATTCCGCATTTCATCTAACGTACAATATGGTGCTGAACTTGCTGCGCGTGGAGGAGATCAATCCCGAGTACATGCTGGAACGGTCGTTCTTCCAGTTTCAGAACCAATCGTCCATACCGGAAATTTACAAGCGCGTGCAACAGAAACAGAAGCAGCTGCAAGGGGTGGAGATTAAGGATGAACAGTCGATCGCATCGTACCATCACATTCGTGCGCAGCTGGACCGGCTTGGGCAAGAATTCCGGGAGTACATTACGCGCCCAGTATATCTGGTACCGTTCCTGCAACCGGGTCGTATGATCAAGATCCAATCGGATGCGGGCGAGTTCGAATGGGGCATCATAGTGAACTTCAAGAAGGAAAATGCCGATTCGAAGCAAAACCCACTCAAGACGGAGCAGAAGGTTGTTATCGATGTGTTGCTTCACGTTGCCGATGGGTTCGAGAAGGAGGGCATCCCCAAACCTTGCCCACCGGGAAAGCGTGGCTCGGTAGAGGTAGTTCCCGTGCTGCACAAGCTCGTGTCACGCATCAGCTCGCTGCGTGTCTACTATCCGAACGATCTACGCCCATCGGATAATCGTCGATCGGTGTTAAAAACGATCGAGGAAGTAAAGAAGCGTTTCCCTCAGGGTCCACCACTGCTGAATCCGATGACCGATATGCACATCCAGGAGAAGCCATTTCAGGGCATTGTGGAGATGATTGATAAGTTTGAGAAGCGTCTGTTTGCTCACCCGCTGCATGAATCGTCCGATCTGGAGCGTGTGTACGCCCAGTACATGAATAAGCTAGAGCTGGAGAATGAGTtgcgaaacgaaaagaacgCACTACGGGAAGCACGCAGTCTGCTGCAGATGAGCGAATTGAAACACAGGAAAAGAGTGCTTCGACGATTGGGTTACTGCACTACGGCCGATGTGATCGAGTTCAAGGGCAGAGTGGCATGCGAACTGAGCTGTGCCGATGAATTGCTCATCACGGAGATGGTGTTTAACGGAACGTTTACCGAACTGACGCCGGCGCAATCGTGCGCCTTGTTGAGCTGTTTCGTGTGCGATGAGAAAAGCAGTGAAATGCCGGCTGCAACGGAGGAACTATCCGGACCGTTGCGTCAGATGCAGGATTTAGCCCGACGGATAGCGAAGGTATCGAACGAGTGTAAGGTGGAAGTTGATGAGGAGCGGTACGTGGAGTCGTTCAAACCGTTCCTGATGGATGTGGTGTTGAGCTGGTGCAAGGGCGCCTCGTTTGCGCAGCTCTGCAAGATGACGGACATTTTCGAGGGTTCCATTATTCGGTGCATGCGTCGTTTGGAGGAATTGTTGCGGCAGATGGTGCAAGCATCGAAGACGATCGGAAACACGGATCTGGAGAATAAGTTCGCCGAAGCGATTCGGTTGCTAAAGCGTGATATCGTGTTCGCGGCTTCGCTCTACCTGTAG